A segment of the Candidatus Hydrogenedentota bacterium genome:
TACGTGGTGGGGTCGCACGAGTTTTACCTGGGCTACGCGATCACCCGGGGGACGTTGCTCTGCCTGGACGCGGGGCATTTTCACCCGACGGAGACGATCGCGGACAAGCTGACGTCGGTGCTGGGGTACCTGGACGAGGTGCTGCTGCACGTGAGCCGCGGGGTGCGGTGGGACAGCGATCACGTGGTGCTGTTCAACGACGACACGCGGGCGATTGCGGAAGAGATCATCCGGCACGGTTTCGAGAAGCGCGTGCACATCGGGCTGGATTTCTTCGACGCGAGCATCAACCGGATCGCGGCGTGGACGATCGGCACGCGATCGACGATCAAGTCGCTGCTGGCGGCGCTGCTGGAGCCCACGCCGGCGCTTCGCGGGCTGGAGGACGCGGGGGACTACAGCGCGCGCCTGGCGATGCTCGAAGAGATCAAGACGCTGCCCTTCGGCGCGGTGTGGGACTACTACTGCTTGTCGAAGGACGCGCCGGTTGGGGCGTCGTGGATGGCGGAGGTGAAGCGTTACGAGCGCGAGGTGCTTTCCGCGCGATCGTAGCGTTCACGGTTATCCGGACCCCTGCGCGGGCGGGCTGGCGAAGCTGGAAGGCGCGCGGCCGAAGGCGTGCTGGAAATCGGCTTCGAGCCGGGCGCGGACGGTGTCCAGCTGCGCCCGCCGCACGAGGGTTACGGTGGACCCGCCGAAGCCGCCGCCGGTCATGCGCGCGCCGATGACGCCGCCGTCCATGCCGATGCGCCGGGCGGAATCCACGAGGCAATCGAGTTCGGGGCAGCTGACGGCGTAGTCGTTCGCGAGGGAATCGTGGCTGGCGTACATGGCCTCGCCGAGTGCGGGCCAGTCGCCGGATTCGAGGGCGGTTGCGGCGGCGCGTGTGCGGGCGATTTCCGAGATGACGTGGCGCGCGCGTGGGTAGTGGATGGCGCCGAGGCGATCGCGCGCGGCTTCCAGGATTTCGGTTGTAACACCCCGCCAGGAGGTTGCGCCCAGTGCTTTCAGCGCTTCCGCGCATTGTGCGCGCCGGGCGGCGTATTCGCCATCGGCGAGGGCGTGGGACACGCCGGTGTTGGTCACGAGCACGACGACATCCGGGTGGGCGAGGGGGATGTGGCGTGTCTCGTGGCTAACGCAGTCGATGAGGAGGAAGCATCCCGCGCGGCAGAGGACGGAGGCCATCTGATCCATGAGGCCGCAGGGCACGCCGGCGTAGCGGTGCTCCACTTCGCGGCACAGGAGTGCCTTGTCGAGGGGCGGCAGGCGGCAGCCGGTGATCGTCTCGAGGAGGGTCATCGCGGCGACTTCGAGGGCCGCGCTGCTGCTGAGCCCGGCGCCGGCGGGGAGGGTGGAGTCAATGCGGGCCTCGAAGCCTGGAAGGGCCGCGCCGGTTTCACGGCGGAAGACTTCGATCGCGCCGAAGAGGTAGCGGCCCCAGTGCGGCAGGCTTTCGCGGGTGGAGAGGCCGGGTTCGATGCGCACGGTTTCGTTCGGCTGACTGGCGCTTGTGAAGACGCAGGCCCCGTCCGCGCGCGGCTCGGCGCGCATGGTGATGGCGCGATCCAGGGCCATCGGCAGCACCCAGCCGTCGTTGTAGTCGATGTGCTCGCCGATCAGGTTGACGCGGCCGGGCGCGCGCGCGGCCCAGGTTGCGTCGGTATGCGTCTCGGGGTCGGGATTCACGGGGCGGTTCCATCCGGCGGGATTGCCGGGCCCCTGTAGTGCCACGCGGGTTGTGCGGATGTCAACAGGCGCGGCGCGCTTGTGCCTGTCGCTCGGAATGTGCGCGCGCGAGCCCGCGTAGGGCAGAATAGGGGCCATGCAACCGCGCTGTGTTGCGAAAGGAAGTCACCATGCGATTCAACGTACCCCGATTGTTCCCGTGCGCCCTGCTGGCCGCGCTGTTCCTGCTGCTTTCCCCCGCTGCTCTGGCCGGGCCCGCCATTGTGGTGGGCGCGGATGCCTCTCCGTCGACCCGCTACGCGGCGGAGGAGCTCCAGCGCTTTTTGGGGCAGATGTCCGGCGAAACACTGCCGCTGCTTACCGACGCCGAGCCGCTGCCCGAGGCGGCATTTATCGTGGGCGTCAACGCGCATACCCAGGCGATTTTGAAGCGGGAAGGCGCGGGGGCGGAGCTGGCGCGCGCAATGGCGGGGCTGGGGGTCGAAGGGTATGTCTTGCAGACGGTGGGCCCGCACCTGGTCATCGCGGGCAGCGACGTGCGGGGCGCACTCTACGGGGTCTACGACCTGCTGGAGGAGCATTATGGGTGCCGCTGGTTCACGCCGACGGTTTCGCACATCCCGTCGATTGACGGGGTGACGATCCCGACGCTCAGCAAGCGGGTGGTTCCGATCCTTGAGTCGCGCGAGCCCTTCACCGCCGACTGCCAGGACGGCGACTGGGCTGCGCGCAACCGTATGAACAGCAGCGCGGCCCGGCTGGAGGAGAAGCACGGGGGCAAGGTGCGCTTCGGCAACGGGCTCTTTGTGCACACCTTCGATGTGCTTATGCCGCCGGATGAATTCTTCGACGAACACCCCGAGTACTATTCGCTGGTGGGCGGCGAACGTCTCAAGGACCGGACCCAACTCTGCTGCACGAACGAGGACGTGATCCGGATCTGCACGGAGCGGATGCTGGAACGCATTGCCGCCGACCCGGACGCCTTTGTCTACTCGCTGTCGCAGAACGATTGGCTCAACTGGTGCGAGTGCGCGGAGTGCACAGCGGTTGCCGAGCGGGAGGGCTCCCAGATGGGGCCGGTGCTTCACCTGGTGAACCGGGTGGCCGATGCGGTGGCGGAGCGGTTCCCGGACAAGGCCATTGAGACCCTGGCGTACCAGTACACGCGCAAGCCCCCGGTCCATATGCGGCCGCGCCCCAATGTGATCATCCGCCTGTGCAGCATCGAGTGCGACTTCATGCAACCGCTCGCCACGAGCGACTTTCCGGATAACGGCGCGTTCGTGCGCGATTTGGAGGGGTGGTCCCAGGTGTCGGAGCGGCTGTGGATCTGGGACTATGTCACGAGTTTTCGCAGCTATTTGTGCCCGTATCCGAATTTGCGGGTGCGGGACGACAACATCCAGCTGTTCATCGCGAACAACGTGAAGGGGATCTTCGAGCAGGACGTCTACAACACCCTCGGCGGCGAGTTCTCCGCCCTGAGCGGTTATCTCAACGCCAAGCTGCTGTGGGACCCGCAGTACGGCGAGGACCGGGCCATCAACGAATTCCTGGAAGGCGTCTACGGCGCGGCGGCGGGGCCGATTCGCGCCTATATCGACCTGTTGCACGACCATGTGGCGGAGAATAACATCCATGCGGACATCTGGGTTGACGCGCGCACCGCGCCCTTCCTCAACGACGAGATCCTGGCGCAGTCCAGCGCCTTGTGGGACGAGGCCGAGCTGAAGGTGCGGGACACGCCGGAAGTTCTTGCGCGCGTTCAGGAGGCGCGGCTTCCGGTGGAGTACGCCATCCTCGATCGGGCCAACGCGTCGGGGATGGCCGGGGTGCGGGTGGACCACGACAATTTTACCGCGTCGGTGGACCCGGCGTTCAGCGAGCGCGTGCGCCATTTCTTCGCGGTGGCGGAGCGGGCCGGGGTGACCCGTATGGACGAGAACCAGACGACGCTGGCCGATTTCCAGAAGACCTTCGACAAGACGCTGCAAGGCGATACGCTACAGTTTGAACCCAATCCCGCCGTCGCGATTGAATCGGCGGCGCCCGGCATTCGCTATGGATACTACGAGGGTTCCTGGGATGTATTGCCCGATTTCGCGGCGCTGACGCCCGCGGCGGAAGGCGTCGCGCCCGTTATTTCCATGGACATGCGCCAGCGGGACGAGGAGTATGCGCTCCGCTTCAGTGGGCTGGTCGAGGCGCCGCGGGACGGCATGTATACCTTCTACACGGAGTCCAACGACGGCAGCCGGCTGTATATCGACGGGGTCGAGGTGGTGGACAACGATGGCCTGCACCGCGCCGAAACCCGGGCGGGCACGGTGGCGCTGAAGCAGGGCTTGCATCGCATTGAAGTGGGCTACTTCCAGGCCGGCATGCGCTACGCGTTTGACGTGTACTGGTCGGGGCCGGGATTCGAGCGGGAGCGGATCCCCGCCGCGCGGCTGTTTCACGAGGAGTAGGCCCGGCTGGCGAGAATGGGCGCGCGCCCGGTGAGAAGCGCCGGCGCGTGGCCCTACCGCGCCAGGGCCGCGGCGCTACCGAGTTCTTTCAGCAGGTAGAACGGGGTCTCGTTGCCGCCCTGCTGGCGCGCGAAGAAATTGAAGACCATGATGCCGTCGGCGCCGTCGAGGTAGCTCTGCCGGGCGTAGTCGCGGTAGGGCTGATCTTCCCGTTCGTACTCGATGGAGGCGTAGATGGGCATTTCGGGCGGCAAGAGGTCACGGTAGGCGCGGATGGGGAGGGGGTAGTCGTTGCGCAGGTAGTGGCTGACAATGACGAAGTCGACGAGGCCCTCGCGGGCCCACGTGACCGGGTCGAGGCCGATGGCAAGATTCTGTTCGGGCCGGGCCATGATGCGCGCGGACAGGAGCAACGGGCGTCCCCGTTTTTCGCCGGCGGCTTTGATCAGGGCGGCGACTTCGCGCATCCACTGGGTCATTTTTTCGACGTGCTGCTGTTCTTCGCCCTGCGGGAAGTAGAGGGGGAAGCGCTGGAAGTCGAGTTCGATTCCGTCGGCGTCGTAGTCTTCCGCCAGTTCCTTGAGCTCGGCGAGTTTCTGGGCGCGGACTTCGGGGATGGCGAAGTTCAGGCCGGAGGGGAGCCACGTGCCGACGATGGGGTTGACGCGCGGTCCGAGGATCTCTTCGTAGATGGGCAGGAGGGGGTCGCCCACCTTGCCATTGCGCCACTCGGGATGTTCTTTCCAGAACGTGGAGAGAATCATGCTGTCTTCATCCTCTGTGGAGTGGACATCGTTGAGGCGGTAGGAGATGAAGGTTTCCATGCCCTTTTCCTTCGCGCGATCGAGGACGAGCTTCAGGGGGTCGTGGCCGGCGTCCATGAGGGCGCGAAGGTTCTGCACGCCCAGTTCGGAAGTAACCAATTTGTTCTCGGTTTCCGGCGCGATCTTCCTGGCGATGGCCTCGCTGATCTCCTCGCCGACCATCTGGGAGACCTTGGTCGGGTAGTTGAGGACCATGCCGAAATTGGGCGAGTAGGAATACGTGGTGGCCCCGTTTTCCGCGACTTGGTCGATATATTTGTAGACGTCCTCGGCGGACATGGGGTAGGGATCATAGATGATGAGGTTGTTGCCGTCGCTGTTGTAGATGAGCCGTTGTTGGCGGATGGGGTGGATCGGCGCGATGGGCTCCAGGGCGATGCGGCGGAACCAGACTTCGCCGCCTTCGATCTGGATCTGGATTTGTCCCGCGCGGGGGCGCACGTCGTAGACCTTGTTTACGATTACGCCGTTCAGCACGAGCGTGAGCGTGTCGCCATCGGCAATGACCTCGAACTGGTTCCACTCGCCCCGGGGGCGTTCGAGGTCGCGCGCGCCCCGGTAGCCCGCTTCATCCTTCCAGTCTGGATCGCGGCCCCACCAGTTGATGCGGCCAAAGGTGACCACCTGCATGCGGCCATCGGGCTGAAAAAGCCAGTTCCCGCCCTGTTTTTCCTCGGCGACGGGGACGGTGGCGCGGTAGCTGTCGGAGCCATCGCCCAGGACGAGAATGTCGCCCGTGCCGCCTTCAATCATCTGGGCGGCGTGGGCGTATTTCCACAGGCCTCGGAAGCCGCCGTCCTCGCCGCGGGCGTGTATCTGAAAGCCGCAGTCCAGGGCCTTGCCCTCGCGATCGCCGTAGCCCGTTTCGCCCCATTTGAACTCGGCGATGAGGCGGTAATTGGCGTAGGCCTTCTCCGTGCTCAGGCAGCCGCGCTCGTCACCCGCGATGTGGAGCAGGCCATCTTCCACGCGCACGACATTGCCCGGGTTCTCGCCCACGTCATGGCCCTTGAGCGCGGGGTACCAGTTGGTGAGATCGCGGCCGTTGAAGAGTTCGAGCGTCTCGGTGGGGACGATGGGCTCGATGGCGGTTGCGGCGGCGGAGGCGAGCGACAAACAGAGGGCCAACAGGCGAATCGGCATGGTGTTTCTTCCTTCGGTTGCTGTGTCTTTTCCAGCATGACGCATGGCGTGCGGGGTTCGCAAGGGGGCGGGTACCCCTTGGGGACTGCCTCTGGCTGGCACGCGGGCTATCGTATTGTCCAATGGCGCCAATCCAGCCGGTGGCTGTACCCGCAGAGCCCGGGTCAGCGACGGGACAGCCGCGCCGGTTGTTGGTGTTGTGGGTTGGTTGGGCTCGCTATGGGTCGCGCGCGGGCTGTTGGTATCGGAGGTGATGGGGTGCCGCAGTCCCTGGGGGGCGCCTGGGGTGGTTTTTGTCGCGGGCTCCAGTTCCCTTGGGGACTGCCTCTGGATGGCAAGTGGGCCAACGCAATGTCCAATGGCGCCAGTCCAGCCGGTGGCTGTACCCCCA
Coding sequences within it:
- the galK gene encoding galactokinase; this encodes MNPDPETHTDATWAARAPGRVNLIGEHIDYNDGWVLPMALDRAITMRAEPRADGACVFTSASQPNETVRIEPGLSTRESLPHWGRYLFGAIEVFRRETGAALPGFEARIDSTLPAGAGLSSSAALEVAAMTLLETITGCRLPPLDKALLCREVEHRYAGVPCGLMDQMASVLCRAGCFLLIDCVSHETRHIPLAHPDVVVLVTNTGVSHALADGEYAARRAQCAEALKALGATSWRGVTTEILEAARDRLGAIHYPRARHVISEIARTRAAATALESGDWPALGEAMYASHDSLANDYAVSCPELDCLVDSARRIGMDGGVIGARMTGGGFGGSTVTLVRRAQLDTVRARLEADFQHAFGRAPSSFASPPAQGSG
- a CDS encoding DUF4838 domain-containing protein, with translation MRFNVPRLFPCALLAALFLLLSPAALAGPAIVVGADASPSTRYAAEELQRFLGQMSGETLPLLTDAEPLPEAAFIVGVNAHTQAILKREGAGAELARAMAGLGVEGYVLQTVGPHLVIAGSDVRGALYGVYDLLEEHYGCRWFTPTVSHIPSIDGVTIPTLSKRVVPILESREPFTADCQDGDWAARNRMNSSAARLEEKHGGKVRFGNGLFVHTFDVLMPPDEFFDEHPEYYSLVGGERLKDRTQLCCTNEDVIRICTERMLERIAADPDAFVYSLSQNDWLNWCECAECTAVAEREGSQMGPVLHLVNRVADAVAERFPDKAIETLAYQYTRKPPVHMRPRPNVIIRLCSIECDFMQPLATSDFPDNGAFVRDLEGWSQVSERLWIWDYVTSFRSYLCPYPNLRVRDDNIQLFIANNVKGIFEQDVYNTLGGEFSALSGYLNAKLLWDPQYGEDRAINEFLEGVYGAAAGPIRAYIDLLHDHVAENNIHADIWVDARTAPFLNDEILAQSSALWDEAELKVRDTPEVLARVQEARLPVEYAILDRANASGMAGVRVDHDNFTASVDPAFSERVRHFFAVAERAGVTRMDENQTTLADFQKTFDKTLQGDTLQFEPNPAVAIESAAPGIRYGYYEGSWDVLPDFAALTPAAEGVAPVISMDMRQRDEEYALRFSGLVEAPRDGMYTFYTESNDGSRLYIDGVEVVDNDGLHRAETRAGTVALKQGLHRIEVGYFQAGMRYAFDVYWSGPGFERERIPAARLFHEE
- a CDS encoding DUF1080 domain-containing protein; amino-acid sequence: MPIRLLALCLSLASAAATAIEPIVPTETLELFNGRDLTNWYPALKGHDVGENPGNVVRVEDGLLHIAGDERGCLSTEKAYANYRLIAEFKWGETGYGDREGKALDCGFQIHARGEDGGFRGLWKYAHAAQMIEGGTGDILVLGDGSDSYRATVPVAEEKQGGNWLFQPDGRMQVVTFGRINWWGRDPDWKDEAGYRGARDLERPRGEWNQFEVIADGDTLTLVLNGVIVNKVYDVRPRAGQIQIQIEGGEVWFRRIALEPIAPIHPIRQQRLIYNSDGNNLIIYDPYPMSAEDVYKYIDQVAENGATTYSYSPNFGMVLNYPTKVSQMVGEEISEAIARKIAPETENKLVTSELGVQNLRALMDAGHDPLKLVLDRAKEKGMETFISYRLNDVHSTEDEDSMILSTFWKEHPEWRNGKVGDPLLPIYEEILGPRVNPIVGTWLPSGLNFAIPEVRAQKLAELKELAEDYDADGIELDFQRFPLYFPQGEEQQHVEKMTQWMREVAALIKAAGEKRGRPLLLSARIMARPEQNLAIGLDPVTWAREGLVDFVIVSHYLRNDYPLPIRAYRDLLPPEMPIYASIEYEREDQPYRDYARQSYLDGADGIMVFNFFARQQGGNETPFYLLKELGSAAALAR